From a single Bacillus pseudomycoides DSM 12442 genomic region:
- a CDS encoding class I SAM-dependent methyltransferase: MIVTTAGRTNKEMTAYAKEVAEELQCSFVVRNDISVYKLHEQFEQDVLVVGKKRLAIYPKGTEESFFFHPNSAMFRVKRLMRGEHDPFVQAAKLEKGMTVLDCTLGMASDSIVASYVVGEEGAIMGLEGNRYMAYIMNKGLKQWCAGISEIDEAMRRIRVKKTEHFDFLKRCEDNCYDVVYLDPMFEETVIESDGIRGLKHFALYNDVTDETIAEAKRVARKRVVLKDHFRSTRFERHNFLVYKRKSAKFHFGVIEPC; the protein is encoded by the coding sequence ATGATTGTAACAACAGCAGGACGAACGAATAAGGAAATGACAGCATATGCAAAAGAGGTAGCGGAAGAATTACAATGCTCTTTTGTAGTACGGAATGATATATCGGTATATAAGCTACATGAGCAGTTTGAACAAGATGTACTCGTTGTAGGAAAGAAACGATTAGCAATTTATCCAAAAGGTACAGAAGAATCGTTCTTTTTCCATCCTAATTCTGCAATGTTTCGTGTGAAAAGATTAATGAGGGGAGAACATGATCCATTTGTACAAGCTGCAAAATTAGAAAAAGGAATGACGGTGTTAGATTGTACGCTCGGTATGGCATCAGATAGTATTGTTGCAAGCTATGTTGTTGGAGAAGAAGGAGCTATAATGGGGCTTGAGGGGAATCGTTACATGGCCTATATAATGAATAAAGGTTTAAAGCAGTGGTGTGCGGGTATTTCAGAAATCGATGAAGCGATGCGTAGAATTAGAGTGAAGAAAACTGAGCATTTTGATTTCTTAAAGCGCTGCGAAGACAACTGTTATGATGTTGTTTATCTGGATCCAATGTTTGAAGAAACGGTAATTGAATCAGATGGGATTCGTGGCTTAAAACACTTTGCTTTGTATAATGATGTCACAGATGAAACAATTGCAGAAGCAAAGCGTGTTGCTAGAAAACGTGTTGTCTTAAAGGATCATTTCCGTAGTACACGATTTGAGCGACATAACTTCTTAGTATATAAGCGAAAAAGTGCGAAATTTCATTTTGGTGTAATTGAACCTTGCTAA
- a CDS encoding BrxA/BrxB family bacilliredoxin, translating to MSNAYEEYMRQMVIPMRQELVRAGFEELTTEETVKEYMENATGTTLVVVNSVCGCAAGLARPSAGQAVVRSEKQPDHLVTVFAGQDKDATATMREYFGDIPPSSPSMALLKGNEVVHFIHRHEIEGATMEEIINNLEQAFEKHC from the coding sequence ATGTCAAATGCATACGAAGAATATATGCGTCAAATGGTAATTCCAATGCGTCAAGAGTTAGTGCGTGCTGGATTTGAAGAATTAACTACAGAAGAAACTGTAAAAGAATATATGGAAAATGCGACAGGTACAACATTAGTTGTCGTAAACTCTGTTTGCGGATGTGCAGCTGGTTTAGCGCGTCCATCAGCTGGTCAAGCGGTTGTACGTTCTGAAAAACAACCTGACCATCTTGTAACTGTATTTGCAGGACAAGATAAAGACGCAACAGCTACAATGCGTGAGTACTTCGGAGATATTCCTCCATCTTCACCATCTATGGCGTTACTAAAAGGAAACGAAGTTGTTCACTTCATTCATCGTCATGAAATTGAAGGAGCAACAATGGAAGAGATTATTAATAACTTAGAACAAGCTTTTGAAAAGCATTGCTAA
- a CDS encoding thiol-disulfide oxidoreductase DCC family protein, which translates to MIVFYDSRCPMCTAVAERTKKLDKKDTMKFASFRDKDVVEEYQLSTELQEKMEQRLYILKNNKWYDGIGSVYVLAKAVPSYWFVVPFIKLSILLGFGNKVYDYIANRRKLVPVGHCREGVCEIPSKK; encoded by the coding sequence ATGATCGTTTTCTATGATAGTAGGTGTCCGATGTGCACGGCAGTCGCAGAGCGTACAAAGAAGCTTGATAAAAAAGATACGATGAAGTTTGCCTCTTTTCGTGATAAAGATGTTGTAGAGGAGTATCAACTTTCTACAGAGTTACAAGAGAAGATGGAGCAAAGACTTTACATTTTAAAAAATAACAAATGGTATGACGGGATTGGTAGCGTATATGTTTTAGCAAAAGCTGTGCCGTCATACTGGTTTGTGGTTCCTTTTATCAAGTTATCTATTTTACTTGGATTTGGAAATAAAGTGTATGATTATATTGCAAATAGAAGAAAACTTGTACCAGTTGGTCACTGTCGTGAAGGAGTTTGTGAAATTCCATCAAAAAAATGA